One Rosa chinensis cultivar Old Blush chromosome 5, RchiOBHm-V2, whole genome shotgun sequence genomic region harbors:
- the LOC112166815 gene encoding pentatricopeptide repeat-containing protein At5g16640, mitochondrial isoform X2, giving the protein MLKMIRTSASSSCLPSTHLVAVPLINNFVALFHSRQTQLGNRPSVPKVTNLEDALKVFDHMLHSRPLPCVIPFTQILGQLVTLKHYSAVICLNRQMGLIGIAPDVCSLNIIINCYCRLNQIGFGLSVLAQFFKLGLQPDVFTFTTLINGFCMIGNNRAAIQLLRKMEEGGCEPNTVSYNTIIHSLCKDTLIDEAMNLFSEMITRGIAPDVVTYTSLIQGVCNIRQWKQATTLLNEMVSQGIFPDIHTFNVLVDTLCKEGMVVEAETVVETMIQRDIEPDVITYNSLMDGYCLRGEMDEAKKVFDLMVSKGSMVNVQSCNILINGYCKQKKIDEANKVFQEMTCWELVPDTVTYNTLIDGFYKAGRIQDAEKLFSDMQGCGQPPNVRTYNILVDGLCNNQRLSKALELLREMEGNKLELDIVVYNTIIEGLCKAGKMDSAIDLFSGLSSKHLQPNGRTYNIMILGFCKGGLLGEAEELFTEMKEKGCSPDGCTYNTIIRGFININETSRATGLIQEMRDRGFSADASTLHLIVDLLSKDTVDPVLLAWLKDSV; this is encoded by the exons ATGCTGAAGATGATTCGAACAagtgcttcttcttcttgtcttcCCTCTACTCATCTTGTTGCTGTTCCCCTCATCAACAATTTCGTGGCTTTGTTTCATTCGAGACAAACCCAGCTAGGAAATCGACCTTCAGTGCCCAAAGTCACCAATCTTGAGGATGCCTTGAAGGTGTTCGATCATATGCTTCACTCGCGTCCTCTGCCTTGTGTTATCCCTTTCACTCAGATCTTGGGTCAACTTGTCACATTGAAACATTATTCAGCAGTCATCTGTTTGAATAGACAGATGGGTCTGATCGGAATTGCTCCTGATGTTTGTTCTCTAAATATTATCATTAATTGCTATTGTCGTTTGAATCAAATCGGGTTTGGCTTATCTGTCTTGGCGCAATTCTTCAAATTGGGTCTTCAACCAGACGTCTTCACCTTCACCACTCTAATCAAC GGCTTTTGCATGATAGGAAACAACAGAGCTGCAATTCAATTACTCAGGAAGATGGAAGAAGGAGGATGCGAGCCTAACACAGTTTCCTATAACACCATCATCCACAGTCTCTGCAAGGATACACTAATTGATGAAGCAATGAACCTCTTCTCAGAAATGATTACTAGAGGTATTGCTCCGGATGTTGTTACTTACACCTCTTTGATTCAAGGAGTCTGCAATATACGCCAGTGGAAACAAGCTACAACGTTGTTGAATGAAATGGTGAGTCAAGGTATCTTTCCAGATATCCACACCTTCAATGTCTTGGTTGATACACTTTGTAAGGAAGGGATGGTTGTGGAAGCCGAAACTGTGGTTGAGACGATGATTCAAAGAGATATCGAGCCTGATGTCATTACTTACAACTCACTTATGGACGGTTACTGTTTGAGAGGAGAAATGGACGAGGCAAAAAAGGTTTTTGATCTAATGGTTAGCAAGGGCTCcatggttaatgttcagagttgTAACATATTGATAAACGGATACTGTAAGCAGAAAAAGATCGATGAGGCCAATAAGGTTTTTCAGGAAATGACTTGTTGGGAGCTTGTTCCTGATACCGTTACTTATAACACTCTTATTGATGGTTTTTACAAAGCAGGCAGAATACAAGATGCAGAAAAGTTGTTTTCTGATATGCAAGGTTGTGGCCAACCTCCAAATGTTCGAACTTATAATATTTTAGTTGATGGCCTGTGTAACAACCAACGACTGTCTAAAGCTCTAGAATTGCTTAGAGAAATGGAAGGCAACAAGTTGGAACTAGATATTGTAGTTTACAATACTATCATTGAAGGTTTGTGCAAAGCTGGGAAAATGGATTCTGCAATAGATCTCTTCTCTGGTTTGTCATCAAAGCATCTTCAACCTAATGGGAGGACGTATAATATAATGATTCTTGGATTTTGTAAAGGAGGCCTATTAGGTGAAGCTGAAGAATTGTTTACAGAAATGAAGGAGAAAGGCTGTTCTCCAGATGGCTGTACCTATAACACAATTATCCGAGGTTTTATCAATATCAATGAGACATCAAGGGCTACGGGACTTATTCAAGAAATGCGTGATAGGGGTTTCTCTGCAGATGCATCAACTCTGCACTTGATTGTTGATTTATTGTCGAAGGATACAGTAGATCCTGTATTATTAGCCTGGCTTAAAGATTCTGTCTGA
- the LOC112166815 gene encoding pentatricopeptide repeat-containing protein At1g63330 isoform X1 — MLKMIRTSASSSCLPSTHLVAVPLINNFVALFHSRQTQLGNRPSVPKVTNLEDALKVFDHMLHSRPLPCVIPFTQILGQLVTLKHYSAVICLNRQMGLIGIAPDVCSLNIIINCYCRLNQIGFGLSVLAQFFKLGLQPDVFTFTTLINGFVLNNQVPEAARIFTKMLQAGHSKPNVFTFTTLIKGFCMIGNNRAAIQLLRKMEEGGCEPNTVSYNTIIHSLCKDTLIDEAMNLFSEMITRGIAPDVVTYTSLIQGVCNIRQWKQATTLLNEMVSQGIFPDIHTFNVLVDTLCKEGMVVEAETVVETMIQRDIEPDVITYNSLMDGYCLRGEMDEAKKVFDLMVSKGSMVNVQSCNILINGYCKQKKIDEANKVFQEMTCWELVPDTVTYNTLIDGFYKAGRIQDAEKLFSDMQGCGQPPNVRTYNILVDGLCNNQRLSKALELLREMEGNKLELDIVVYNTIIEGLCKAGKMDSAIDLFSGLSSKHLQPNGRTYNIMILGFCKGGLLGEAEELFTEMKEKGCSPDGCTYNTIIRGFININETSRATGLIQEMRDRGFSADASTLHLIVDLLSKDTVDPVLLAWLKDSV; from the coding sequence ATGCTGAAGATGATTCGAACAagtgcttcttcttcttgtcttcCCTCTACTCATCTTGTTGCTGTTCCCCTCATCAACAATTTCGTGGCTTTGTTTCATTCGAGACAAACCCAGCTAGGAAATCGACCTTCAGTGCCCAAAGTCACCAATCTTGAGGATGCCTTGAAGGTGTTCGATCATATGCTTCACTCGCGTCCTCTGCCTTGTGTTATCCCTTTCACTCAGATCTTGGGTCAACTTGTCACATTGAAACATTATTCAGCAGTCATCTGTTTGAATAGACAGATGGGTCTGATCGGAATTGCTCCTGATGTTTGTTCTCTAAATATTATCATTAATTGCTATTGTCGTTTGAATCAAATCGGGTTTGGCTTATCTGTCTTGGCGCAATTCTTCAAATTGGGTCTTCAACCAGACGTCTTCACCTTCACCACTCTAATCAACGGCTTTGTTCTCAACAATCAAGTCCCTGAGGCTGCACGAATTTTCACCAAAATGCTGCAGGCAGGTCATTCTAAGCCCAATGTGTTTACTTTCACCACACTAATAAAGGGCTTTTGCATGATAGGAAACAACAGAGCTGCAATTCAATTACTCAGGAAGATGGAAGAAGGAGGATGCGAGCCTAACACAGTTTCCTATAACACCATCATCCACAGTCTCTGCAAGGATACACTAATTGATGAAGCAATGAACCTCTTCTCAGAAATGATTACTAGAGGTATTGCTCCGGATGTTGTTACTTACACCTCTTTGATTCAAGGAGTCTGCAATATACGCCAGTGGAAACAAGCTACAACGTTGTTGAATGAAATGGTGAGTCAAGGTATCTTTCCAGATATCCACACCTTCAATGTCTTGGTTGATACACTTTGTAAGGAAGGGATGGTTGTGGAAGCCGAAACTGTGGTTGAGACGATGATTCAAAGAGATATCGAGCCTGATGTCATTACTTACAACTCACTTATGGACGGTTACTGTTTGAGAGGAGAAATGGACGAGGCAAAAAAGGTTTTTGATCTAATGGTTAGCAAGGGCTCcatggttaatgttcagagttgTAACATATTGATAAACGGATACTGTAAGCAGAAAAAGATCGATGAGGCCAATAAGGTTTTTCAGGAAATGACTTGTTGGGAGCTTGTTCCTGATACCGTTACTTATAACACTCTTATTGATGGTTTTTACAAAGCAGGCAGAATACAAGATGCAGAAAAGTTGTTTTCTGATATGCAAGGTTGTGGCCAACCTCCAAATGTTCGAACTTATAATATTTTAGTTGATGGCCTGTGTAACAACCAACGACTGTCTAAAGCTCTAGAATTGCTTAGAGAAATGGAAGGCAACAAGTTGGAACTAGATATTGTAGTTTACAATACTATCATTGAAGGTTTGTGCAAAGCTGGGAAAATGGATTCTGCAATAGATCTCTTCTCTGGTTTGTCATCAAAGCATCTTCAACCTAATGGGAGGACGTATAATATAATGATTCTTGGATTTTGTAAAGGAGGCCTATTAGGTGAAGCTGAAGAATTGTTTACAGAAATGAAGGAGAAAGGCTGTTCTCCAGATGGCTGTACCTATAACACAATTATCCGAGGTTTTATCAATATCAATGAGACATCAAGGGCTACGGGACTTATTCAAGAAATGCGTGATAGGGGTTTCTCTGCAGATGCATCAACTCTGCACTTGATTGTTGATTTATTGTCGAAGGATACAGTAGATCCTGTATTATTAGCCTGGCTTAAAGATTCTGTCTGA
- the LOC112164292 gene encoding pentatricopeptide repeat-containing protein At1g63130, mitochondrial, whose protein sequence is MEEGGCEPNTVSYNTIIHSLCKDTLIDEAFNLFSEMISRGIAPTVVTYTSLIQGVCNIRQWKQATALLNEMVSQGIFPDIHTFNVLVDTLCKEGMVVEAETVVETMIQRDIEPDVITYNSLMDGYCLQGEMDEAKHVFHLMVSKGSLVNVRSCNILINGYCKQKKTDEASKIFQEMTCWELVPDTITFNTLIDGFYKAGRIQEAEKLFSEMQDCGQLPAVQTYNIIVDGLCNNQQLSTVLELLRDMEGNKLELDIVVYNTIIEGLCKAGKMDSAIDLFSGLSSKHPQPDVWTHKIMILGFCKGGLLSEAEKLFTEMKEKGCSPNGCTYNTVIRGFMNNSETSRAMELIQEMRERGFSADTSTLHLIVGLSSKDTVDPVLLAWLKDSV, encoded by the coding sequence ATGGAAGAAGGAGGATGCGAACCGAACACAGTTTCCTATAACACCATCATCCACAGTCTCTGCAAGGATACACTAATTGATGAAGCATTCAACCTCTTCTCAGAAATGATTAGTAGAGGTATTGCTCCAACCGTTGTTACTTACACCTCTTTGATTCAAGGAGTTTGCAATATACGCCAGTGGAAACAAGCTACAGCGTTGTTGAATGAAATGGTGAGTCAAGGTATCTTTCCAGATATCCACACCTTCAATGTCTTGGTTGATACACTGTGTAAGGAAGGGATGGTTGTGGAAGCCGAAACTGTGGTTGAGACGATGATTCAAAGAGATATCGAGCCTGACGTCATTACTTACAACTCACTTATGGACGGTTACTGTTTGCAAGGAGAAATGGACGAGGCAAAACATGTTTTTCATCTAATGGTTAGTAAGGGCTCCTTGGTTAATGTTCGTAGTTGTAACATATTGATAAATGGATATTGTAAGCAGAAAAAGACCGATGAGGCCAGTAAGATTTTTCAGGAAATGACTTGTTGGGAGCTTGTTCCAGACACCATTACTTTTAACACTCTTATTGATGGTTTTTATAAAGCAGGGAGAATACAAGAGGCAGAAAAGTTGTTCTCTGAGATGCAAGATTGTGGCCAACTTCCAGCTGTTCAAACTTATAATATTATAGTTGATGGCCTGTGTAACAACCAACAACTTTCTACAGTACTAGAATTGCTCAGAGATATGGAAGGCAACAAGTTGGAACTAGATATTGTAGTTTACAATACTATCATTGAAGGTTTGTGCAAAGCTGGGAAAATGGATTCTGCAATAGATCTCTTCTCTGGTTTGTCGTCAAAGCATCCTCAACCTGATGTGTGGACGCATAAGATAATGATTCTTGGATTTTGTAAAGGAGGCCTATTAAGTGAAGCTGAAAAATTGTTTACAGAAATGAAGGAGAAAGGCTGTTCTCCAAATGGCTGTACCTATAACACAGTTATCCGAGGTTTTATGAATAACAGTGAGACATCAAGGGCTATGGAACTTATTCAAGAAATGCGTGAGAGGGGTTTCTCTGCAGACACATCAACTCTGCACTTGATTGTTGGTTTATCGTCGAAGGATACAGTAGATCCTGTATTATTAGCATGGCTTAAAGATTCAGTCTGA
- the LOC112164293 gene encoding pentatricopeptide repeat-containing protein At1g63330 yields MLKMIRTTAASYSHCTSTTRGMPFLHSSPSVLFVVNNYLAFFHSRSSNPTKSGETHLGLNVEDALKVFDEMLHSRPLPSSVIPFNQILTQLSKLKHYSTVITLNRQMLLCRIVPDDYTLNIIINCYCRLNRMGFGLSVLGQFFKLGLQPDAFTFNTLINGFVLHNQVPEAARIFTKMMEAGRCKPNVVTFSTLIKGFCKIGNNTAAVQLLGKMEEGGCEPNIVSYNTIIDCLCKDRQIDEALNLFSEMISRGIAPTVVTYTSLIQGVCNIRQWKQATRLLNEMVSQGIFPNAVTFNVLVDTFCKEGMVVEAEIVVDMMIQRHIEPDIITYNSLMDGYCLRGEMDEAKQVFDLMLSKGSLVDVQSCNILINGYCKGKMIDEANKVFQEMTGWELVPDTITYNTRIDGFYKAGRIQEAEKLFSDMQGCGQLPNVQTYNILVDGRCNNQQLSTALELLREIEGNKLELDIVVYNTIIEGFCKAGEMDSAIDVFSGLSSKHLQPDVWTYNIMILGFCKGGLLSEAEKLFTEMKEKGCSPDGCTYNTIIQAFMNNSETSRAMELIHEMRERGFSANASTVDLIVDLLSRDTVDPVLLAWLKDSV; encoded by the coding sequence ATGCTGAAGATGATTCGAACAACAGCTGCTTCTTATTCTCATTGCACCAGCACCACAAGAGGTATGCCATTTCTTCACTCTAGTCCTTCTGTTCTCTTCGTTGTCAACAACTACTTGGCTTTCTTTCATTCTCGATCCTCAAACCCAACCAAATCCGGAGAAACCCATCTAGGACTCAATGTTGAGGATGCCTTgaaggtgttcgatgaaatgcttCACTCGCGTCCCCTGCCTTCTTCTGTTATCCCTTTCAATCAAATCTTGACTCAACTTTCCAAACTCAAACATTACTCAACGGTCATCACTTTGAATAGGCAAATGCTTCTCTGTCGAATTGTTCCTGATGACTACACTCTTAACATTATCATCAACTGCTATTGCCGTCTGAATCGTATGGGCTTTGGCTTATCTGTCTTGGGTCAATTCTTCAAATTGGGTCTTCAACCAGACGCCTTCACCTTCAATACTCTAATCAACGGCTTTGTTCTCCACAATCAAGTGCCTGAGGCTGCACGAATTTTCACCAAAATGATGGAGGCAGGTCGTTGTAAGCCGAATGTGGTTACTTTCTCCACACTAATAAAGGGCTTTTGCAAGATCGGAAACAACACTGCGGCTGTTCAATTACTTGGGAAGATGGAAGAAGGAGGATGCGAGCCTAACATAGTTTCCTATAACACCATCATTGACTGCCTTTGCAAGGATAGACAAATTGATGAAGCATTGAACCTCTTCTCAGAAATGATTAGTAGAGGTATTGCTCCAACCGTTGTTACTTACACCTCTTTGATTCAAGGAGTTTGCAATATACGCCAGTGGAAACAAGCTACAAGGTTGTTGAATGAAATGGTGAGTCAAGGTATCTTTCCCAATGCCGTCACCTTCAATGTCTTGGTTGATACATTCTGTAAGGAAGGGATGGTTGTGGAAGCCGAAATTGTGGTTGACATGATGATTCAAAGACATATTGAGCCTGATATCATTACTTACAACTCACTTATGGACGGTTACTGTTTGCGAGGAGAAATGGACGAGGCGAAACAAGTTTTTGATCTTATGCTTAGCAAGGGCTCCTTGGTTGATGTTCAGAGTTGTAACATATTGATTAACGGATATTGCAAGGGTAAAATGATCGATGAGGCCAATAAGGTTTTTCAGGAAATGACTGGTTGGGAGCTTGTTCCTGATACCATTACTTATAACACTCGTATTGATGGTTTTTACAAAGCAGGGAGAATACAAGAGGCGGAAAAGTTGTTCTCTGATATGCAAGGTTGTGGTCAACTTCCAAATGTTCAAACTTATAATATTTTAGTTGATGGCCGGTGTAATAACCAACAACTTTCTACAGCACTAGAATTGCTTAGAGAGATAGAAGGCAACAAGTTGGAACTAGATATTGTAGTTTACAATACTATCATTGAAGGTTTCTGCAAAGCAGGGGAAATGGATTCTGCAATAGATGTCTTCTCTGGTTTGTCATCAAAGCATCTTCAACCTGATGTGTGGACGTATAATATAATGATTCTTGGATTTTGTAAAGGAGGCCTATTAAGTGAAGCTGAAAAATTGTTTACAGAAATGAAGGAGAAAGGCTGTTCTCCAGATGGCTGTACCTATAACACAATTATCCAAGCTTTTATGAATAACAGTGAGACATCAAGGGCTATGGAACTTATTCATGAAATGCGTGAGAGGGGTTTCTCAGCAAATGCATCAACTGTGGACTTGATTGTGGATTTATTGTCCAGGGATACAGTAGATCCTGTATTATTAGCATGGCTTAAAGATTCAGTCTGA